DNA from Halobaculum sp. XH14:
AGTCCGAGAAGGCGACGTTCCGCGAGGGCGTCCGCGAACTGCCGAACTGACAGCCCGCCAGCCCCGCGGTGCCGGCGGCCCCCACCGCCGCGAGGAAGCGCCGCCTGCTCCGTGATCCGTCGGTGTCGGTCATCGTCGAATTTGGTTCGCCTAAAGCCGTTAACTCCTGCGGTTCGCTGCCGTCCGCACGGCCGGAGGGGTCAGTCATCGGCGGTCACCACCCGCGTCCGCTCGACGGTCGAGAGCGCGTCCAGGCAGTCGAGCCAGTCGCGCATGTACTCGCCACAGTGGTTCAGGAACGCGCCGTTGGCGTACTCGCTCCAGTCGCCGGTCGCCAGGCGGTCGGCCATCGCATCGAAGACGGCCGCGTACTCGTCGGCGTCGGCGACAGCGTCGGCCCGTCCCTCGCTCGCGTCGACTCCCGCGGGGGAGACGTCGTCGACGATCTCCCAGAGGTGCTCGTTCAGTTCGAGCCCCGGCACCTCGTCGTTGAGGTCGTCGAACGTCGGTCGCGGCGCCTTGTTGTGCTCACAGAGCGGGCCGCCGGTGACGACGTCGTCCCCGAGCAGGTCCGCCGCGCGCTTGAGGAACACGCCCGACCAGATGTCGTCGAACCGGCCGACGTCCCACTCGTTGTCGTCCATCGGGAGCTGGTAGAACGCCGGGACGACCTCCCGGCGGAACGCGAGGTTCATCGAGCAGACCGTGAGGTACTGACCCGGCGCGGCGACGAAGTCCGCCTCGAAGTCCTCGGCGGTCGTCCTGGTCTCGGCCTGTCCCCGCAGGTCGCCGTCCATCAGGATGCGGACCGCGTCGAGGTCGGGCACGTTGGTCCACAGGCCCTGCGAGGCGACGACGCTATCGACCTGGGCTGTGCCCGTCTCGACCGTCTCGTCCATCGCTGCGTAGGGGTAGCCGCGCGGGTAGAGCCCGTGTTCGTCGGCGTTCTCGTGGAGCACGTTGACCCAGTTCTCGTCCGAGCGGACCTCGGTGAGTTCGCCCTCGTACTCGAGGGTCGCCAGGTGCTCGCCGAAGAAGTCCTGGTCGGAGTGGGGGAGCGTGTCGTCGTCGATGAAGACGCCGAGGTCGAACTCGTTCGCCCAGAGGTACAGCAGGCCGAAGGAGGTCTGGGCGTGGCTGGCGGCCGGGACGAGGTGCTCGAACTCGTCCACGTCGTGGTCGGCGAGCCACTGTTCGCGGCCGTTGCCGTCGAACACCGCGCCCGAGACGCCTTCCTCCCGGAGCATCGCCCGCATCTCGTCAACGTCACAGAAGTCCTCGGTGACGAGGACGACGTGCAGGCGGTCGAGGTCGAAGCCGTGCTCGCGGGCGTTCTCGAAGTAGGCTCGCATGCACTCGTACTCGCGGATCGTCGGGACGACGACGCAGACGTCCGGTCGCTCGCCGCCGGGCGCTTCCGTCGATTCGGTCGTCTCGGTAACCATGTGTCGTTCTCGGAAATCGTTTAGGTTGTCCTAAAGTCTGTCGTTTATTAGGTAGTCCTAAACCGAATCGAGGCGTCGACGTTCGCCCGCGGTCCGCGGTCGAAGAGTACAACCTTCATACGTGCCGGTCGCATACCGGGTCTCAATGGCACGTATCGAATCGCGCGTCCGGGACCTCGCGGAGGACCCGGAGATGCGCGAGGCCATCGAACTCGTCCTCGAGCGCGCGGAGGACGGGGAGGTGCAGTGGGTGGACGTGCGCGATGAGATCTCCAGCGGCGAGTGGGGTCGGCTGATCGAACGCGGCATCCTGGAGGACGGCGAGGCGGGCTTCGCGCTCGCGGACCGGGAGGCCATCGAGGCGGGGCTCGAATCCGAGGGCGGCGACTCCGACATCCCCGAGGTCCCCGACGCCGAGGGGTCGTCCTGGAGCAAGTGGGACAAGGGCGCGGCCGGCGTCACCGTCCTGTTCTTCATCGGCTACTCCTACGGGCCGGTCAGGGACATCATCGGGGGCGGCATGGACGTCCTCCTCGGGCCGCTCCAGGAATCGCTCCCGCTGTACGCGGTCATCATGGTCATCGCGACGCTGACGGGGCTCTACTCGACGCTCCTGCGTGCGAACCTGATGGACATGGACCGCATGGCGGCCTACCAGGAGCGGATGCAGGACATCCAGAGCCGGATGAAGGACGCCCGCAGCCGCGGTGACGACGACGCGGTCGACCGCATCCAGGAGGAGCAGATGGACGCGATGGGCGACCAGCTCGGCATGTTCAAGGAGCAGTTCCGCCCGATGGTCTGGATCATGGTGTTCACCATTCCGTTCTTCCTCTGGCTCTACTGGAAGGTCGGCTTCCGCGGCGCGAGCGGCGACCCGACGGCGGAGTTCGCCAACGTGGTCCTCCCGCTCGCGGGCGAGGTGGCATGGACGGACAGCCTGCTCATCATGCCGACCTGGATCATCTGGTACTTCCTCTGCTCGATGGCGTTCACGCAGATCATCCAGAAGGGGCTGAACATCCAGATGAGCCCGACTACTTCCTAGGGGTTCGATTGGAGCGGGTTTTCTGATCGGTTCGGTTTATCACCGGTCACAAAGCTGTTTGGACGGTTGTGAGTCCTTCTCGAAAGTTCCCGTGGCGCTCTCGTCTGGCGGCTTCTCTGTTGTCGTGACGCACGCCTCGAAAGCCCCCGCGGCGCTCGACTCGGTGCGACTGTTGCGCTCCTCGGCTCGCTGCGCTCGTCTGCGGTGCTTGACAGTCGCGCCGTCGTCCAGCGCCGCGGCCCCTTTCAGTCCCACCCGACCGCCCCGCACAGCCACACGCCTCCCCAACCGATTCGCTCGGTCGGCTCGCTTCGCTCGCCTTCCTTACTCATCCCTCGCGCGCGTGCCGGCGGGCCTCCGTGCCCGCCGGCACGCGCCGACCGCATCTGATGGACGAGCCACGTGGCGCGCGGCGGTCGTGCTGACGCGCGACCGCTCGTGCGAGGGACGAGCACCGCAGCCGAAGGCGAGGAGCGCAGGAGGCTGGGGCGGGCGAGGTGCGGTGCCGTCCAGGTGGGACTGAAAGGGGCCACGGGTCTCGGCGAACCCCGACGACGCAAGCACTGCAGCGCGACCGAAGGGAGCGCGAAGCGCGCAGCGAGGCGCGGGAGTCGAGACCCGCGGGGGCTTTCGCGGGTTGCACTACGATTCTCTCGATTGCGAGCCGGTCGAGCCGATCGTCGGCTACCTTTGGGGAACCAGTCGACTTACGCCCGCCACCTCGTCATGCTACCCACCTTTATACAACCCGGCTCCGTAGGACGGTTTCATGCGAGACCAACGCGACCTCTCGTCCGTCGCAGGGGACGACGTGGTCGTGGTCGGGGGCGGCTTCGGCGGCCTCTCGACCGCCTGCTACCTCGCGGACGCCGGCGCGAACGTGACCGTCCTGGAGAAGAACGAACAGCTCGGCGGCCGAGCGTCGGTGCTGGAGGCCGAGGGGTTCCGGTTCGACATGGGCCCGTCGTGGTACCTGATGCCCGACGTGTTCGAGACGTTCTTCGGCCACTTCGACCGGACGCCCGCGGACTACTACGAACTGGCGCGGCTCGACCCCCACTACCGCATCTTCTTCAAGGACGGCGACCGGATCGACATGGTTCCCGACCGCGAGACGAACCGCGAGACGTTCGAGTCCTACGAGGAGGGCGCCGGCGAGGCGTTCGAGAGCTACCTCGAAAAGTCGAAGGAGAACTACGAGGTGGGGATGGAGCACTTCGTGTACGAACACCGCGACCGCCTGCGGGACTTCGTGGACCTCGACGTGCTCCGCCATGCCCGGGGGCTCTCGCTGCTCGGGACGATGCAGGGCCACGTCGAGGAGTACTTCGAGCACCCCAAGCTCCAGCAGTTGATGCAGTACACGCTCGTGTTCCTCGGCGGGTCGCCCCACAACACGCCGGCGCTCTACAACCTGATGAGCCACGTCGACTTCAACCTCGGCGTCTACTACCCCGAGGGCGGCATCGGCGCGGTCGTCGACGGCATCGCCGACCTCGGCACCGAACTCGGCGTCGAGTACGTCACAGACGCGCCCGTGAACTCGATCAGGGGCTCCCGCGGCGGCTTCGCGGTCACGACGCAGGACGGCCGAACGTTCCTCGCCGACCGGGTCGTCTCGGACGCCGACTACGCCCACACCGAGCAGGACCTGCTCGCCCCGAAGAAACGCCAGTACGACGCCGACTACTGGGAGTCACGGACGTACGCGCCCTCCGCGTACCTGCTGTACATGGGCGTCGAGGGCGACCTCGACCCGCTGGCCCATCACACGCTCGTCCTGCCGACCGACTGGGACGACCACTTCGCGGACATCTTCGAGGACCCGGCGTGGCCCGACGACCCCGCCTACTACCTCTGTGCGCCCTCCGCGACCGACGATTCGGTCGCCCCGGAGGGCCACAGCGCCCTGTTCGCGCTCGTCCCCGTCGCCGCCGGACTGGACGACACCCCCGAGCAGCGGGAGCGCTATCGGCGCCTCGTACTCGACGACGTCGCCGAGAACGCCGGCGTCGACCTCCGCGACCGCATCGTCTTCGAGGAGTCGTTCAGCGTCGACGACTTCGCCGACCGCTACAACTCGGTGCGTGGCACCGCGCTCGGGATGGCCCACACCCTGAGACAGACCGCGCCGTTCCGGCCGAACCGCCGCTCTTCCGCGGTCGACGGGCTCTACTTCACCGGCTCGTACACCACCCCGGGCATCGGCGTGCCGATGTGTCTCATCAGCGGCCTGCTCACCGCCGAAGTCGTGGGGCGGGAGTGACCGCCGGATGAGCGCACCGACGACCGTGGACGAGGTCGGCAATCGACTGCGGTACCTCCTCGTCCTCTCACGCCCCCGGTTCTGGCTCTACCTCGCGGGACCCGTGCTTGTCGGCGTCGCCTACGGCGCGGGAAGCGTCGACGACCTGGTGACGACCGGATCGGTGCTCCTGTTCGCCTACTTCCTCGTCCCCGCGAACCTGCTGCTGTACGGCGTGAACGACGTGTTCGACCGCGAGGTCGACGCCGACAACCCGAAGAAGGAGGGGCGGGAGGCGCGCTACGGCGGCGGCCGACTCGTGCCGACGGTCGTCGTCGGCTCGTTCCTGCTCGGCCTCGCGCCGTTCCCCGCCACGCCGCGGGTCGCCTGGCCGTACCTCGCGGGGTTCCTCCTGCTGGGCGTCGAGTACAGCGCCCCGCCGTTCAGGTTCAAGACGACCCCGCCCCTCGACTCCGTCTCGAACGGGCTGTACGTGCTCCCGGGCGCCGCCGCCTACGCGGCCCTCGCAGGCGCTCACCCGCCGCTCGCGGCGCTGGTCGGCGGGTGGCTCTGGGCGATGGCGATGCACACGTTCTCGGCGATTCCCGACGTCGAACCCGACCGCGAGGCCGGAATCCGGACGACCGCAACGGTGCTCGGCGAGGGACGGACGCTCGCCTACTGTGCCGCCTGCTGGCTGCTGGCCGCGGCCGCGTTCGCGCTCGTCGACCCGCGGCTCGGCGGCCTGCTGCTGGTCTACCCGGTTCTCGTCGCCGGCATCCGTCGGGCAAACGTCGACGTGGCGCGGGCTTACTGGTGGTACCCGGCGATCAACGGCGTCGTCGGGTTCCTGCTCACCGTGGGCGGGCTCTCGCGGCTCGTCTCGCCGGGGGCGGTGTTGCCGTGAGCACCGCCGCGTCGACTGTGCGGGACTGGTGGCCGGGCGACAGGGCCGAACTGGAGTCCCGGCTGGACGCGCTCGTCAGGGAGAACCGGTTCACCATCTCCGTGTTCTTCCCGCTGAACGGGATCGTCCTCCTGCTCGCGAGCGCCACCGTCGCGGCGGTTCCCGACTGGCTGGCGTTCACCGGGACGCTCATCCTGCTCGGGACGGTCGTGATGCGCTCGCCGCTCGTCGCCGGCCTCGCGCCCCTGGTCGACCGGCGGGCGGCGACGGGGATCGGCCTGCTCGCGCTGTACGCGTACGCCATCGAGTACGTCGGCGTCCACACCGGCTGGCCGTACGGCCCGTTCGAGTACGGCGTCTCGCTCGGGCCGATGGTGTCGGGCGTGCCGCTGGGGCTTCCGGTGTTCTTCCTCCCGCTCGTGGCGAACGCCTACCTGCTCTGTCTCCTGCTTCTGGGCGACCGGGCCGAGCGTGGCCCGC
Protein-coding regions in this window:
- a CDS encoding alpha-1 4-glucan-protein synthase, giving the protein MVTETTESTEAPGGERPDVCVVVPTIREYECMRAYFENAREHGFDLDRLHVVLVTEDFCDVDEMRAMLREEGVSGAVFDGNGREQWLADHDVDEFEHLVPAASHAQTSFGLLYLWANEFDLGVFIDDDTLPHSDQDFFGEHLATLEYEGELTEVRSDENWVNVLHENADEHGLYPRGYPYAAMDETVETGTAQVDSVVASQGLWTNVPDLDAVRILMDGDLRGQAETRTTAEDFEADFVAAPGQYLTVCSMNLAFRREVVPAFYQLPMDDNEWDVGRFDDIWSGVFLKRAADLLGDDVVTGGPLCEHNKAPRPTFDDLNDEVPGLELNEHLWEIVDDVSPAGVDASEGRADAVADADEYAAVFDAMADRLATGDWSEYANGAFLNHCGEYMRDWLDCLDALSTVERTRVVTADD
- a CDS encoding DUF106 domain-containing protein; translation: MARIESRVRDLAEDPEMREAIELVLERAEDGEVQWVDVRDEISSGEWGRLIERGILEDGEAGFALADREAIEAGLESEGGDSDIPEVPDAEGSSWSKWDKGAAGVTVLFFIGYSYGPVRDIIGGGMDVLLGPLQESLPLYAVIMVIATLTGLYSTLLRANLMDMDRMAAYQERMQDIQSRMKDARSRGDDDAVDRIQEEQMDAMGDQLGMFKEQFRPMVWIMVFTIPFFLWLYWKVGFRGASGDPTAEFANVVLPLAGEVAWTDSLLIMPTWIIWYFLCSMAFTQIIQKGLNIQMSPTTS
- a CDS encoding phytoene desaturase family protein, translating into MRDQRDLSSVAGDDVVVVGGGFGGLSTACYLADAGANVTVLEKNEQLGGRASVLEAEGFRFDMGPSWYLMPDVFETFFGHFDRTPADYYELARLDPHYRIFFKDGDRIDMVPDRETNRETFESYEEGAGEAFESYLEKSKENYEVGMEHFVYEHRDRLRDFVDLDVLRHARGLSLLGTMQGHVEEYFEHPKLQQLMQYTLVFLGGSPHNTPALYNLMSHVDFNLGVYYPEGGIGAVVDGIADLGTELGVEYVTDAPVNSIRGSRGGFAVTTQDGRTFLADRVVSDADYAHTEQDLLAPKKRQYDADYWESRTYAPSAYLLYMGVEGDLDPLAHHTLVLPTDWDDHFADIFEDPAWPDDPAYYLCAPSATDDSVAPEGHSALFALVPVAAGLDDTPEQRERYRRLVLDDVAENAGVDLRDRIVFEESFSVDDFADRYNSVRGTALGMAHTLRQTAPFRPNRRSSAVDGLYFTGSYTTPGIGVPMCLISGLLTAEVVGRE
- a CDS encoding prenyltransferase encodes the protein MSAPTTVDEVGNRLRYLLVLSRPRFWLYLAGPVLVGVAYGAGSVDDLVTTGSVLLFAYFLVPANLLLYGVNDVFDREVDADNPKKEGREARYGGGRLVPTVVVGSFLLGLAPFPATPRVAWPYLAGFLLLGVEYSAPPFRFKTTPPLDSVSNGLYVLPGAAAYAALAGAHPPLAALVGGWLWAMAMHTFSAIPDVEPDREAGIRTTATVLGEGRTLAYCAACWLLAAAAFALVDPRLGGLLLVYPVLVAGIRRANVDVARAYWWYPAINGVVGFLLTVGGLSRLVSPGAVLP
- the cruF gene encoding bisanhydrobacterioruberin hydratase gives rise to the protein MSTAASTVRDWWPGDRAELESRLDALVRENRFTISVFFPLNGIVLLLASATVAAVPDWLAFTGTLILLGTVVMRSPLVAGLAPLVDRRAATGIGLLALYAYAIEYVGVHTGWPYGPFEYGVSLGPMVSGVPLGLPVFFLPLVANAYLLCLLLLGDRAERGPLRLAAVVALVLLLDVVLDPGAVALGFWNYEGVTTEGALAVLAGGGFYGVPLSNYAGWVLSATVAVVTLDLAFDRAALVRRLAECEFMLDDMVSFVILWGGVNALFGNLVPALVAAGIGVGLVRADRFDASLLRP